The following coding sequences are from one Ornithodoros turicata isolate Travis chromosome 1, ASM3712646v1, whole genome shotgun sequence window:
- the LOC135378225 gene encoding YLP motif-containing protein 1-like isoform X1, translating to MASPPLPTAAQAPPAAFPGAGSPALGAPPAAEAAPPPGPPAAGAPPPTAEVPPAPGAPPAPGAPPAPGAPPAPEAPPAPEAPPAPEAPPAPGAPPAPEAPPAPGAPPAPGAPPAPEAPPAPEAPPPADGAAPAAVPPSDGVPLASPPADGAAPPPVPDAATGEQPPAGQVAIPPLRQNSELRNRISKMLDNIPFKDSGKNKKEYLAAVKTYEEVVGGQVLSAKMYIQTRPKSDEADDDDYYNDRKRRSSKDRQRSRSRDRDDQRRYDRDWDDRRGPERDGFDRRERYDLDREVRGQRDFEDLRGDRPRDFFNNPAAQDLYKAGLRRSEGRFFDEEGVRGPFIQNVPVPSQALAPSISAGVITGGGVLGVMPAFPMGVPQMSPPTLNAQPTAAQLAQATLYMPPQLPSPMAPQMLPQMQQQIPPQMAPQMPPPQMQPPMPPPQMQSPMPPPQMQPPMIPPQMSPRMPPGEMQVPQQGMQTQMSPAQILPQQGVPSTATHMSQQMGQVPPQTAYQQAVSTAPRVMGPTGSAQTHVGTGAQIHLQIPPKGDLYDYDELQKVQITRPKVSISLEVLNPPTPASAAARAPEPALRPSQVSPAPPQRTGILSRAERVIQRIKQQLALFDRRGEALPEADKNVVLLRADDYSLEVQTFPKAAQASKKPEELKAEGGVKKDSEEAPKPDISSAKQEANDEQSKDPLVTKRKTSGKAEEEEPKRKSFDDEDGPKKASETKAQDEETEDKPAEEDSTKKKPKEGPAEEESDEKPKKKTRRKKDESSDSDGKSAKKTEKKRKKRKGDSDEDDESNESSRSGEREIESTKKGSRRKKAEEQPLQPAVSGGRNMQQFIMQVKLPEKKSARELEREEDMERERKLRREKERDDEDRRRRRERNRDNEIARENIGIGREIDMRDRSRGYREKNDRGTTIPNHNDKAVATHDFTVEISQEGHLHSRQLDQPQQQALQLQAPTTSRVMQPRYPLYQMQPSLRQPQLSPLQLPPQPQPFAQQAPMGVYQRETPHWLPMQHQGIASGNDATFVTQSTNVQALASTQIIAAPPVEKPKKLTTEWWSRKVEDRGKGPPHRIRSQVAAFEEKSRERLPKRTSRTYRSRRNREGDDDYEDEDYYEEDYDDYDDYDDYEDDRPARYQYDVERDHHRKRSRSRPRDDYEDDRATCQREDLEDRREWRENREVFKRTSDPREREYCTDGRSPRCSQSDVQIVQRRTRSKEYAIEHQQPIEEIERVNVSQRSRSHVSDVECNCSQSLPKEPNVSIHLSETIIEEPPPPSPPPPPPKPPKPPRPIYIIAPPPPRRSTEKVIVVTRQPQIIVEQIPRPPMLIPREVTQLNPKKPKKFPKIHVNRYSEFAATFTMCPQKKLSKMVPQAVKGPQGPNDDPPNTPSVPDKPSKDNEPPVEEPQRRDKSPAPDDEHKQPEQPKVATSDRGLSGPSAHEVIHAKPEEQPKWDPRNFNVYNVDIHSSVSIEERIVKRCIERAKQKRNSKAKVARRSPSRQSPSRHAERSVEDDETDDSEEEKPESSKRLNPAPKTYKSDWAGTVNQRVHYFELSKSEPGPAKIVSKTRIVRSSEEEDEDAMTRRHVDYITDPNYDAPQMCNSYAFMTLQVAPPPPPPLPEPEPEEPHRPHPQCKVVYLLPKERKEEEDHPLRVQYVTLYDKFISWVYPGRSTHEQAPQPSKRSSSTGKQSASTSKRSLSASKQGPR from the exons ATGGCGTCACCGCCTCTTCCTACCGCGGCCCAAGCTCCTCCAGCTGCGTTCCCTGGAGCAGGCTCACCTGCTTTGGGAGCGCCACCTGCTGCTGAAGCAGCACCACCTCCAG GCCCGCCTGCTGCAGGTGCACCACCACCAACAGCAGAAGTACCACCGGCACCAGGAGCACCCCCAGCACCAGGAGCACCCCCAGCACCAGGAGCACCCCCAGCACCTGAAGCACCCCCAGCACCTGAAGCACCCCCAGCACCTGAAGCACCCCCAGCACCAGGAGCACCCCCAGCACCAGAAGCACCCCCAGCACCAGGAGCACCCCCAGCACCAGGAGCACCCCCAGCACCAGAAGCACCCCCAGCTCCAGAAGCACCACCTCCAGCAGACGGCGCAGCACCGGCTGCTGTCCCACCTTCAGATGGTGTACCTCTTGCTTCCCCACCTGCAGATGGGGCTGCCCCTCCTCCAGTTCCAGACGCTGCCACGGGCGAGCAACCTCCGGCGGGACAAGTTGCAATACCCCCCCTTCGCCAAAACTCAGAATTGCGAAATCGGATATCCAAGATGCTTGATAATATACCGTTCAAAGATTCTGGCAAAAACAAGAAGGAATACCTAGCTGCTGTGAAGACATATGAGGAAGTTGTTGGAGGCCAAGTTCTTAGTGCAAAAATGTACATTCAAACAAGGCCAAAATCTGATGAGGCTGACGATGACGACTATTACAATGACCGGAAAAGACGCAGTAGCAAAGACAGACAACGCAGCAGAAGCAGAGACAGGGATGATCAGAGAAGATATGATAGAGATTGGGATGACCGTAGGGGCCCAGAAAGGGATGGTTTTGATCGAAGGGAAAGATATGACTTGGACAGGGAAGTTAGAGGACAACGAGACTTTGAAGACTTGCGCGGTGATCGCCCTCGAGACTTTTTTAATAATCCCGCCGCTCAAGATCTGTACAAGGCGGGTTTAAGACGGTCTGAGGGGCGGTTCTTCGACGAGGAAGGGGTACGAGGACCCTTCATTCAAAATGTTCCAGTCCCTTCGCAAGCTCTTGCGCCTAGCATATCTGCAGGTGTTATTACGGGCGGCGGTGTACTTGGTGTTATGCCTGCATTCCCAATGGGCGTTCCACAGATGAGCCCACCAACGTTAAACGCACAACCTACTGCAGCGCAGTTAGCTCAAGCAACACTGTACATGCCGCCGCAACTGCCATCGCCTATGGCCCCGCAGATGCTGCCTCAAATGCAACAGCAGATACCGCCCCAGATGGCTCCGCAAATGCCTCCTCCGCAAATGCAGCCACCAATGCCCCCTCCACAGATGCAGTCACCAATGCCCCCTCCACAGATGCAGCCACCAATGATTCCTCCACAGATGAGTCCACGGATGCCTCCTGGAGAAATGCAAGTGCCCCAGCAAGGAATGCAAACACAAATGTCTCCTGCACAAATTCTGCCTCAACAAGGCGTACCTTCAACGGCTACTCATATGAGCCAGCAGATGGGCCAAGTGCCTCCGCAAACTGCTTATCAACAAGCCGTCTCGACTGCACCTCGCGTTATGGGTCCAACTGGTTCTGCTCAGACGCACGTCGGCACGGGAGCTCAAATTCACCTTCAAATACCACCAAAGGGAGACCTTTATGACTATGACGAGCTTCAGAAGGTTCAGATAACACGGCCAAAAGTTTCAATTTCCCTGGAGGTATTAAATCCGCCTACGCCAGCATCAGCGGCGGCACGAGCACCCGAACCGGCATTACGACCAAGCCAAGTATCACCGGCCCCCCCACAACGTACCGGCATCCTTAGTAGGGCCGAAAGGGTTATTCAGAGGATCAAGCAGCAGCTGGCTCTGTTCGACCGAAGAGGTGAAGCTCTTCCAGAAGCAGATAAAAACGTTGTACTACTGAGAGCAGATGATTACAGCCTAGAGGTGCAGACGTTCCCCAAGGCGGCTCAGGCTTCTAAGAAGCCCGAAGAGTTAAAGGCGGAAGGTGGTGTCAAAAAGGATTCTGAAGAAGCCCCCAAGCCAGACATTTCGTCTGCAAAACAGGAAGCAAACGATGAACAGTCAAAGGATCCACTAGTTACGAAAAGGAAGACTTCAGGAAAAGCTGAAGAGGAGGAGCCAAAACGAAAGTCCTTTGATGACGAAGATGGGCCGAAAAAAGCTTCAGAGACCAAAGCGCAGGATGAAGAAACAGAAGATAAACCAGCAGAAGAGGACAGCACGAAGAAGAAACCGAAGGAAGGTCCTGCAGAAGAGGAATCTGACGAAAAACCGAAGAAGAAAACCAGACGGAAGAAAGACGAGAGTTCTGACTCAGATGGAAAGTCggcaaagaaaacagaaaagaagaggaagaaaaggaaaggtgaCTCCGATGAAGATGACGAAAGCAACGAAAGCAGTCGTAGCGGCGAGAGAGAGATAGAGTCTACAAAGAAAGGCTCTAGGCGCAAGAAGGCTGAAGAACAACCCTTACAGCCAGCAGTTTCAGGAGGGAGGAACATGCAGCAGTTCATTATGCAAGTTAAATTGCCAGAAAAGAAGAGTGCCAGGGAACTAGAAAGGGAAGAAGACATGGAAAGAGAGCGGAAGCTGAGACGGGAAAAAGAACGCGACGACGAAGACAGGAGGAGACGAAGGGAGCGTAACCGGGACAACGAAATCGCACGTGAGAACATAGGAATTGGAAGAGAAATTGACATGAGAGATCGTTCCAGAGGTTACAGGGAAAAGAACGATCGCGGTACAACTATACCTAATCATAATGACAAAGCCGTAGCCACACATGACTTCACAGTTGAGATTTCGCAAGAAGGTCATTTACATAGTCGGCAACTCGACCAACCACAGCAACAAGCACTCCAGTTACAAGCACCGACGACCTCGCGTGTGATGCAGCCCCGATATCCACTCTATCAAATGCAGCCATCACTTCGTCAACCACAGCTATCACCACTACAACTGCCACCTCAGCCTCAACCCTTTGCGCAACAGGCTCCTATGGGGGTGTACCAACGTGAAACGCCACATTGGTTACCAATGCAGCATCAAGGAATAGCGTCCGGAAATGACGCCACATTTGTCACGCAAAGCACGAATGTACAAGCTTTGGCATCTACTCAAATTATTGCTGCACCACCGGTAGAAAAACCTAAGAAACTCACTACGGAATGGTGGAGCCGTAAGGTAGAGGACCGTGGAAAAGGACCTCCGCACCGCATTCGAAGTCAGGTTGCGGCGTTCGAAGAGAAATCGCGTGAACGTTTACCCAAGCGAACTTCGCGCACATATCGTTCACGACGAAACCGAGAaggtgatgatgattatgagGACGAAGACTACTATGAGGAAGATTACGACGATTATGATGACTATGATGATTATGAGGATGACAGGCCGGCTCGTTACCAATACGATGTCGAGCGGGACCACCACAGAAAAAGGTCGCGCTCCAGACCCCGAGACGACTACGAGGACGACAGAGCCACTTGTCAAAGAGAAGACTTAGAAGACAGGAGGGAGTGGAGAGAAAATAGAGAAGTCTTTAAACGAACATCGGATCCTCGGGAACGAGAGTATTGCACAGACGGTCGAAGCCCTCGCTGTAGTCAAAGCGATGTCCAAATTGTACAGCGTCGTACGCGGTCAAAGGAGTATGCCATAGAACACCAACAGCCAATCGAAGAAATCGAACGTGTGAATGTATCGCAGAGGTCACGTTCGCACGTTTCTGATGTTGAGTGTAACTGCTCACAGTCACTGCCCAAAGAGCCTAATGTAAGTATACACCTGTCTGAGACCATCATAGAAGAACCTCCTCCACCCTCTCCCCCGCCTCCCCCACCAAAGCCACCAAAGCCTCCTCGACCAATATACATTATTGCGCCACCACCACCTCGGAGGTCTACCGAAAAAGTGATCGTCGTCACACGTCAGCCTCAAATCATTGTTGAACAAATTCCTCGACCACCCATGCTGATACCGAGGGAGGTTACTCAACTCAACCCAAAGAAGCCAAAAAAATTTCCAAAAATACACGTGAACAGGTACTCCGAATTTGCCGCAACATTTACGATGTGTCCTCAAAAGAAACTTTCGAAGATGGTCCCACAGGCTGTTAAAGGTCCCCAAGGACCAAACGACGATCCCCCAAACACCCCTAGTGTGCCAGACAAACCTTCTAAAGACAACGAACCCCCTGTCGAAGAACCCCAGCGGCGTGACAAGTCACCCGCACCAGACGATGAACATAAACAACCAGAACAACCCAAGGTAGCGACGTCCGACCGAGGTTTAAGCGGCCCTTCTGCGCATGAGGTCATCCATGCAAAGCCAGAGGAACAGCCAAAATGGGACCCCAGAAATTTCAACGTGTATAATGTCGATATCCACTCCTCTGTATCTATCGAAGAGAGGATTGTCAAGAGATGCATAGAAAGGGCTAAGCAGAAAAGGAACAGCAAAGCCAAAGTTGCAAGACGATCACCTTCACGACAATCACCTTCACGACACGCGGAAAGGAGCGTTGAAGACGACGAAACGGACGATAGCGAGGAGGAGAAACCCGAGAGCTCTAAGAGGCTTAACCCGGCGCCTAAGACGTATAAATCTGATTGGGCAGGTACGGTTAACCAACGGGTGCACTATTTCGAACTGTCGAAAAGTGAACCTGGACCCGCTAAAATAGTCAGTAAGACAAGGATTGTTCGATCGTCGGAAGAAGAGGATGAAGATGCGATGACGAGGAGGCATGTGGATTACATCACCGATCCAAATTACGATGCACCCCAAATGTGCAATTCCTATGCATTCATGACTCTGCAGGTCGCACCaccgcctcctcctcctcttccggAACCTGAACCTGAGGAACCACACAGACCACATCCACAGTGTAAAGTAGTCTACCTGCTACCTAAAGAGCGCAAAGAGGAGGAGGACCATCCATTGAGAGTGCAGTACGTCACCCTGTATGATAAGTTTATTAGTTGGGTTTACCCTGGTCGGTCTACTCATGAGCAAGCGCCCCAGCCGTCTAAGCGTAGTTCATCAACTGGCAAACAAAGCGCTTCGACCAGCAAACGGAGCCTATCGGCAAGCAAGCAAGGTCCCAGATGA
- the LOC135378225 gene encoding YLP motif-containing protein 1-like isoform X2 yields MASPPLPTAAQAPPAAFPGAGSPALGAPPAAEAAPPPGAPPPTAEVPPAPGAPPAPGAPPAPGAPPAPEAPPAPEAPPAPEAPPAPGAPPAPEAPPAPGAPPAPGAPPAPEAPPAPEAPPPADGAAPAAVPPSDGVPLASPPADGAAPPPVPDAATGEQPPAGQVAIPPLRQNSELRNRISKMLDNIPFKDSGKNKKEYLAAVKTYEEVVGGQVLSAKMYIQTRPKSDEADDDDYYNDRKRRSSKDRQRSRSRDRDDQRRYDRDWDDRRGPERDGFDRRERYDLDREVRGQRDFEDLRGDRPRDFFNNPAAQDLYKAGLRRSEGRFFDEEGVRGPFIQNVPVPSQALAPSISAGVITGGGVLGVMPAFPMGVPQMSPPTLNAQPTAAQLAQATLYMPPQLPSPMAPQMLPQMQQQIPPQMAPQMPPPQMQPPMPPPQMQSPMPPPQMQPPMIPPQMSPRMPPGEMQVPQQGMQTQMSPAQILPQQGVPSTATHMSQQMGQVPPQTAYQQAVSTAPRVMGPTGSAQTHVGTGAQIHLQIPPKGDLYDYDELQKVQITRPKVSISLEVLNPPTPASAAARAPEPALRPSQVSPAPPQRTGILSRAERVIQRIKQQLALFDRRGEALPEADKNVVLLRADDYSLEVQTFPKAAQASKKPEELKAEGGVKKDSEEAPKPDISSAKQEANDEQSKDPLVTKRKTSGKAEEEEPKRKSFDDEDGPKKASETKAQDEETEDKPAEEDSTKKKPKEGPAEEESDEKPKKKTRRKKDESSDSDGKSAKKTEKKRKKRKGDSDEDDESNESSRSGEREIESTKKGSRRKKAEEQPLQPAVSGGRNMQQFIMQVKLPEKKSARELEREEDMERERKLRREKERDDEDRRRRRERNRDNEIARENIGIGREIDMRDRSRGYREKNDRGTTIPNHNDKAVATHDFTVEISQEGHLHSRQLDQPQQQALQLQAPTTSRVMQPRYPLYQMQPSLRQPQLSPLQLPPQPQPFAQQAPMGVYQRETPHWLPMQHQGIASGNDATFVTQSTNVQALASTQIIAAPPVEKPKKLTTEWWSRKVEDRGKGPPHRIRSQVAAFEEKSRERLPKRTSRTYRSRRNREGDDDYEDEDYYEEDYDDYDDYDDYEDDRPARYQYDVERDHHRKRSRSRPRDDYEDDRATCQREDLEDRREWRENREVFKRTSDPREREYCTDGRSPRCSQSDVQIVQRRTRSKEYAIEHQQPIEEIERVNVSQRSRSHVSDVECNCSQSLPKEPNVSIHLSETIIEEPPPPSPPPPPPKPPKPPRPIYIIAPPPPRRSTEKVIVVTRQPQIIVEQIPRPPMLIPREVTQLNPKKPKKFPKIHVNRYSEFAATFTMCPQKKLSKMVPQAVKGPQGPNDDPPNTPSVPDKPSKDNEPPVEEPQRRDKSPAPDDEHKQPEQPKVATSDRGLSGPSAHEVIHAKPEEQPKWDPRNFNVYNVDIHSSVSIEERIVKRCIERAKQKRNSKAKVARRSPSRQSPSRHAERSVEDDETDDSEEEKPESSKRLNPAPKTYKSDWAGTVNQRVHYFELSKSEPGPAKIVSKTRIVRSSEEEDEDAMTRRHVDYITDPNYDAPQMCNSYAFMTLQVAPPPPPPLPEPEPEEPHRPHPQCKVVYLLPKERKEEEDHPLRVQYVTLYDKFISWVYPGRSTHEQAPQPSKRSSSTGKQSASTSKRSLSASKQGPR; encoded by the exons ATGGCGTCACCGCCTCTTCCTACCGCGGCCCAAGCTCCTCCAGCTGCGTTCCCTGGAGCAGGCTCACCTGCTTTGGGAGCGCCACCTGCTGCTGAAGCAGCACCACCTCCAG GTGCACCACCACCAACAGCAGAAGTACCACCGGCACCAGGAGCACCCCCAGCACCAGGAGCACCCCCAGCACCAGGAGCACCCCCAGCACCTGAAGCACCCCCAGCACCTGAAGCACCCCCAGCACCTGAAGCACCCCCAGCACCAGGAGCACCCCCAGCACCAGAAGCACCCCCAGCACCAGGAGCACCCCCAGCACCAGGAGCACCCCCAGCACCAGAAGCACCCCCAGCTCCAGAAGCACCACCTCCAGCAGACGGCGCAGCACCGGCTGCTGTCCCACCTTCAGATGGTGTACCTCTTGCTTCCCCACCTGCAGATGGGGCTGCCCCTCCTCCAGTTCCAGACGCTGCCACGGGCGAGCAACCTCCGGCGGGACAAGTTGCAATACCCCCCCTTCGCCAAAACTCAGAATTGCGAAATCGGATATCCAAGATGCTTGATAATATACCGTTCAAAGATTCTGGCAAAAACAAGAAGGAATACCTAGCTGCTGTGAAGACATATGAGGAAGTTGTTGGAGGCCAAGTTCTTAGTGCAAAAATGTACATTCAAACAAGGCCAAAATCTGATGAGGCTGACGATGACGACTATTACAATGACCGGAAAAGACGCAGTAGCAAAGACAGACAACGCAGCAGAAGCAGAGACAGGGATGATCAGAGAAGATATGATAGAGATTGGGATGACCGTAGGGGCCCAGAAAGGGATGGTTTTGATCGAAGGGAAAGATATGACTTGGACAGGGAAGTTAGAGGACAACGAGACTTTGAAGACTTGCGCGGTGATCGCCCTCGAGACTTTTTTAATAATCCCGCCGCTCAAGATCTGTACAAGGCGGGTTTAAGACGGTCTGAGGGGCGGTTCTTCGACGAGGAAGGGGTACGAGGACCCTTCATTCAAAATGTTCCAGTCCCTTCGCAAGCTCTTGCGCCTAGCATATCTGCAGGTGTTATTACGGGCGGCGGTGTACTTGGTGTTATGCCTGCATTCCCAATGGGCGTTCCACAGATGAGCCCACCAACGTTAAACGCACAACCTACTGCAGCGCAGTTAGCTCAAGCAACACTGTACATGCCGCCGCAACTGCCATCGCCTATGGCCCCGCAGATGCTGCCTCAAATGCAACAGCAGATACCGCCCCAGATGGCTCCGCAAATGCCTCCTCCGCAAATGCAGCCACCAATGCCCCCTCCACAGATGCAGTCACCAATGCCCCCTCCACAGATGCAGCCACCAATGATTCCTCCACAGATGAGTCCACGGATGCCTCCTGGAGAAATGCAAGTGCCCCAGCAAGGAATGCAAACACAAATGTCTCCTGCACAAATTCTGCCTCAACAAGGCGTACCTTCAACGGCTACTCATATGAGCCAGCAGATGGGCCAAGTGCCTCCGCAAACTGCTTATCAACAAGCCGTCTCGACTGCACCTCGCGTTATGGGTCCAACTGGTTCTGCTCAGACGCACGTCGGCACGGGAGCTCAAATTCACCTTCAAATACCACCAAAGGGAGACCTTTATGACTATGACGAGCTTCAGAAGGTTCAGATAACACGGCCAAAAGTTTCAATTTCCCTGGAGGTATTAAATCCGCCTACGCCAGCATCAGCGGCGGCACGAGCACCCGAACCGGCATTACGACCAAGCCAAGTATCACCGGCCCCCCCACAACGTACCGGCATCCTTAGTAGGGCCGAAAGGGTTATTCAGAGGATCAAGCAGCAGCTGGCTCTGTTCGACCGAAGAGGTGAAGCTCTTCCAGAAGCAGATAAAAACGTTGTACTACTGAGAGCAGATGATTACAGCCTAGAGGTGCAGACGTTCCCCAAGGCGGCTCAGGCTTCTAAGAAGCCCGAAGAGTTAAAGGCGGAAGGTGGTGTCAAAAAGGATTCTGAAGAAGCCCCCAAGCCAGACATTTCGTCTGCAAAACAGGAAGCAAACGATGAACAGTCAAAGGATCCACTAGTTACGAAAAGGAAGACTTCAGGAAAAGCTGAAGAGGAGGAGCCAAAACGAAAGTCCTTTGATGACGAAGATGGGCCGAAAAAAGCTTCAGAGACCAAAGCGCAGGATGAAGAAACAGAAGATAAACCAGCAGAAGAGGACAGCACGAAGAAGAAACCGAAGGAAGGTCCTGCAGAAGAGGAATCTGACGAAAAACCGAAGAAGAAAACCAGACGGAAGAAAGACGAGAGTTCTGACTCAGATGGAAAGTCggcaaagaaaacagaaaagaagaggaagaaaaggaaaggtgaCTCCGATGAAGATGACGAAAGCAACGAAAGCAGTCGTAGCGGCGAGAGAGAGATAGAGTCTACAAAGAAAGGCTCTAGGCGCAAGAAGGCTGAAGAACAACCCTTACAGCCAGCAGTTTCAGGAGGGAGGAACATGCAGCAGTTCATTATGCAAGTTAAATTGCCAGAAAAGAAGAGTGCCAGGGAACTAGAAAGGGAAGAAGACATGGAAAGAGAGCGGAAGCTGAGACGGGAAAAAGAACGCGACGACGAAGACAGGAGGAGACGAAGGGAGCGTAACCGGGACAACGAAATCGCACGTGAGAACATAGGAATTGGAAGAGAAATTGACATGAGAGATCGTTCCAGAGGTTACAGGGAAAAGAACGATCGCGGTACAACTATACCTAATCATAATGACAAAGCCGTAGCCACACATGACTTCACAGTTGAGATTTCGCAAGAAGGTCATTTACATAGTCGGCAACTCGACCAACCACAGCAACAAGCACTCCAGTTACAAGCACCGACGACCTCGCGTGTGATGCAGCCCCGATATCCACTCTATCAAATGCAGCCATCACTTCGTCAACCACAGCTATCACCACTACAACTGCCACCTCAGCCTCAACCCTTTGCGCAACAGGCTCCTATGGGGGTGTACCAACGTGAAACGCCACATTGGTTACCAATGCAGCATCAAGGAATAGCGTCCGGAAATGACGCCACATTTGTCACGCAAAGCACGAATGTACAAGCTTTGGCATCTACTCAAATTATTGCTGCACCACCGGTAGAAAAACCTAAGAAACTCACTACGGAATGGTGGAGCCGTAAGGTAGAGGACCGTGGAAAAGGACCTCCGCACCGCATTCGAAGTCAGGTTGCGGCGTTCGAAGAGAAATCGCGTGAACGTTTACCCAAGCGAACTTCGCGCACATATCGTTCACGACGAAACCGAGAaggtgatgatgattatgagGACGAAGACTACTATGAGGAAGATTACGACGATTATGATGACTATGATGATTATGAGGATGACAGGCCGGCTCGTTACCAATACGATGTCGAGCGGGACCACCACAGAAAAAGGTCGCGCTCCAGACCCCGAGACGACTACGAGGACGACAGAGCCACTTGTCAAAGAGAAGACTTAGAAGACAGGAGGGAGTGGAGAGAAAATAGAGAAGTCTTTAAACGAACATCGGATCCTCGGGAACGAGAGTATTGCACAGACGGTCGAAGCCCTCGCTGTAGTCAAAGCGATGTCCAAATTGTACAGCGTCGTACGCGGTCAAAGGAGTATGCCATAGAACACCAACAGCCAATCGAAGAAATCGAACGTGTGAATGTATCGCAGAGGTCACGTTCGCACGTTTCTGATGTTGAGTGTAACTGCTCACAGTCACTGCCCAAAGAGCCTAATGTAAGTATACACCTGTCTGAGACCATCATAGAAGAACCTCCTCCACCCTCTCCCCCGCCTCCCCCACCAAAGCCACCAAAGCCTCCTCGACCAATATACATTATTGCGCCACCACCACCTCGGAGGTCTACCGAAAAAGTGATCGTCGTCACACGTCAGCCTCAAATCATTGTTGAACAAATTCCTCGACCACCCATGCTGATACCGAGGGAGGTTACTCAACTCAACCCAAAGAAGCCAAAAAAATTTCCAAAAATACACGTGAACAGGTACTCCGAATTTGCCGCAACATTTACGATGTGTCCTCAAAAGAAACTTTCGAAGATGGTCCCACAGGCTGTTAAAGGTCCCCAAGGACCAAACGACGATCCCCCAAACACCCCTAGTGTGCCAGACAAACCTTCTAAAGACAACGAACCCCCTGTCGAAGAACCCCAGCGGCGTGACAAGTCACCCGCACCAGACGATGAACATAAACAACCAGAACAACCCAAGGTAGCGACGTCCGACCGAGGTTTAAGCGGCCCTTCTGCGCATGAGGTCATCCATGCAAAGCCAGAGGAACAGCCAAAATGGGACCCCAGAAATTTCAACGTGTATAATGTCGATATCCACTCCTCTGTATCTATCGAAGAGAGGATTGTCAAGAGATGCATAGAAAGGGCTAAGCAGAAAAGGAACAGCAAAGCCAAAGTTGCAAGACGATCACCTTCACGACAATCACCTTCACGACACGCGGAAAGGAGCGTTGAAGACGACGAAACGGACGATAGCGAGGAGGAGAAACCCGAGAGCTCTAAGAGGCTTAACCCGGCGCCTAAGACGTATAAATCTGATTGGGCAGGTACGGTTAACCAACGGGTGCACTATTTCGAACTGTCGAAAAGTGAACCTGGACCCGCTAAAATAGTCAGTAAGACAAGGATTGTTCGATCGTCGGAAGAAGAGGATGAAGATGCGATGACGAGGAGGCATGTGGATTACATCACCGATCCAAATTACGATGCACCCCAAATGTGCAATTCCTATGCATTCATGACTCTGCAGGTCGCACCaccgcctcctcctcctcttccggAACCTGAACCTGAGGAACCACACAGACCACATCCACAGTGTAAAGTAGTCTACCTGCTACCTAAAGAGCGCAAAGAGGAGGAGGACCATCCATTGAGAGTGCAGTACGTCACCCTGTATGATAAGTTTATTAGTTGGGTTTACCCTGGTCGGTCTACTCATGAGCAAGCGCCCCAGCCGTCTAAGCGTAGTTCATCAACTGGCAAACAAAGCGCTTCGACCAGCAAACGGAGCCTATCGGCAAGCAAGCAAGGTCCCAGATGA